The following DNA comes from Triticum aestivum cultivar Chinese Spring chromosome 3D, IWGSC CS RefSeq v2.1, whole genome shotgun sequence.
GGCACTACAAATGGATGATGGTACATGACCAGTTAATTTATTCTTGGACAACTTGAGATAGTTGACATTTTGAACATATTTTCCAAAGTTGTCTAGAATGGAAGAGAAGTTGTTGTTTGAgtaatccaacaaaacttcattgTATGTCGCGAATAATGATGAGAAGTACAATGTTACTGGTATTGGTATGTTTCCTTGAAGTCTATTAAAACTAAGATCAAGGATGGATAAATATGGCATATGAAGAAGAGAAGGAGATCCCTCCAAACTAGTAAGCATGCTATGGGAGAGGTTCAAAAATTGAAGCTGGTCCTTCCAACTCTCCCATACCCGACTTGGTATAACCCCATTAATTTGATTATTCGAAAGGTTGAGGTTTATAACTCCACCTAGATATCTTAGTGCTCGTGGAATTTTGGTGAGGTTGCAGGATGCAAGTTCTAAGTAGTTGACGTTAGGGAGAGAGGTTAATATATTGTCATCTTCTTCGTCCACAATTGATAGCATGTTGTAAGACAAACTTAGCGAACTTAGGCTCTTCAACCTCCAAAAAGAGTTAAGTGTAATTGTGCCTGTGAATCTATTTGAGTCAAGCTCGAGATATTTGAGATGATTAAGACGAAAGAATGATTTAGGTATTGCACCCGTGAGCTCATTTTGGTGTAACGAAATAGAAAACAAGCTTGAAGACCACGGGGCAGAAAATTGTTCCAGAGTACCGGAAAGTTGATTTGAACTTAAATCAAGTGTTTGCAATGCTGGAAGAGCGAACAAGAATTTTGGAATTTGGCCTGCATGAAAAAGTTTATATTAGTCAAAATATACACCAACGCACATTTTAAGATGAAAGAGTATTTCCATAAATATTGCAAGTCCCGAAAACATCAGAGAATTCCGCCATGAGTCAAAAAAGACCAATATATATTGTTTACTGCAATAACTTAGACTAATTTCTTTTTTTATTAGACTTTTATATGTCTCGTTATGCTCTTGTAGGTACTAGGCTAGACTCTTGTTTTATAGCCATGCCTCCATTTTGGTTTCTCAAACGAAGCCCTTTACCAGAGAGAAATATAGATGCACCAAGTGTGTCAGACTATCATGTCTTTTTTACTAAAATAAACAGCCTTGCTTTTAGGTGGAAAGAGAAATAAGCATTAGTTAGGATCTCACCAGAAAGGTTGCTGCCCACAATATTCAAAAATTCAAGTCGGACCAAGTTCCCGACTGTTGAGGGAATTGACCCTGAGAAGTTGCAACCTGAGAGGTCcaattttttcaaattcacaagATTGCCAATCTGGTATGGTATTGTCCTAGGGAAATTGCAATCCCGAATTACCAAACCTTCCAAACTTGCCAGATTGCCGATCCAAGAGGGCACTGATTGAGAAAAATCATAGCCATCTAGCTTCAAGTATGTCAATTGTGTTAGTTTGCCTATCCAAGATAGTACGCTCGTCTCCATGTCTCGTCCATAAAGTTGCAGTTGATTCAATGTTGAAATATTATGTACTATCAAAGAGAGCTCCATGGAAACTCCTGCATTGCTAAGACCCAAACTCTTCAAAGACTTGAGATTTGTAAGAGACGGGCGTATATCACAAGACAAAGTGGTCCCTGCTAGATTTAATGTCTCCAGGTTATTTACAACAGGGAAATCTGGTAAGCACACCGAAATATTAGGGCTCCTTGACAAATCTAGCACCCTCAAACTTTTCATCAGGATAATTTTTGTTGGAAATTGCCCTCTAAAAGAACATCCTgatatatcaagaattctcaaggaAGAAAAATCAACAAAGAATTCAGGAACTTTGCCAGTGAGCCCCTTATTGTTTCTGAGATTGATAATCGTTAGTGAACGAAGCCTCGAGAAAGAAGGATCGATAGGACCAGACATACCGCACAGAAACAAGCTAAGAATTTGTAGCTGAGGAACAGAGTCCGCTAAAACAATTGACCAAGTTGATCCGCTGGTGGAGATGTCCACTCCATCAAGACGGAGCTCCCTCAGATAGCTTAGATTTGCCATGAAGGTCTGGAATTTTGGCTCTTGCAGATATAAGCCATAATTATCAGAAAAATCAAGAGTGACAAGGTTCTTGAGACGAGCAATTCCAATGGGAATCTGGCCAAAAAAATTGGTAAGGGAGAAGTTGAGATGGATGATATTTGTCAAGTGTTCAAACCCATAAGATGGGAGGTTGGCCGCGCCGAAGTCGTTGTACGCAAGGCTGAGGTTTCTCAGAGAGGTGAGGTTGAAGATTGCAGGGTCAAAACGACGGCTCATCAAGTTATACCCACAAAGGTCTAGGGAAACAACTCTCCCTGAGGACACATCACAGGCGACGCCCTCCCAGTGACAACAGTCACTTCCAGCTCGCCATGAAGCCAACTTTGCATCAACGTCGATGAAGGATTGCTTTAGCTGGAGCAGGGAAGAAGCTTGATCTGGGTGGCAAGGGACAGTGGTATTATGCTTGGCTGCAGCATTTGTGGGTAGGAGCATATGAGGAGGAGCAGGAGAACATGGAGGTGGTGTTGCTTAGTTGGAGTCATTTTGCTAGTGGCTTGCAATATGTTGATGCTTGCTCAACGGCATACAACATCTATTTATAGGGGCGTTTGTAGATATTTTTCGGCGTGCAAATTTGTGCACTACTTTCATCCTACTACATGTTGGCTAAGGTGAGATGCATGGTCGAATCCATGGCTGTCGATGTGTAGACTGGAGTACAGTTTCTGTTGTTGTAATTGGACCACCTTGATTTGTAAGAGGATTTTTTTTTCACCACCTTGTATTAATTGGTGTTTTTGTTTTATCATAAAGCAAGGTGAATGCCTTTTTCAAAAGTTTTGCGATACAAGAAAGAGACACTGACCAGACGCACGTAAGAATCTATTTACTTCGTGCATATTATTCTGACATGTATTCTAATGCTTGGGGTGTCTCTAAGAATCCGGGGATGAAATGAATGATGCTTCCTTGCTTCATAGTCCTCTAATCAGGGTGAAAAAGCCATCACCTAGCCACCTGATTGGGAGTATTTAATTTGCTGTGCAGTTATGCTTGAGCCGATGTTATGATCCGTAGAAACACGAGTCACACAGTAGGTGCATGGTTGATATCTAACATGCTGACGTGAAATATGTCAACTAAATTTGCCATCCCCGCGTCACTAAAATTGTCATAAAAATGTTCGAATTGCCATGGCCAAATCTCGAACGTTTGGCATTTATCATTTTTGAAAAAGAAAGAATGCCTCATTCAACTGCAATGTGGAAGTCAGtcacaaaaaaaaaaaaaaaactgcaatGTGGAAGAGCTGTTCCCTTCCTGCCAACTTAGTTGGCACGTGAACCGTACTAGTTTGTGCAGAGGAGCAAATGATGAACGCAGAGACCTTAATTCGTGTCGCGCCAAAGCAACGACCCCCGGGTCTGAAGGCGAAGGCCAGCCACGTACGTGGTTCTGCCGTGTAATCGGACCGGCTCGGCACCTCGTGTATTACTCGCAGTGCCGTGGTTGGCGCGGTCGATGTCCTTGGTAGACCATCCTGCCTTGGTACAGTGTGAAGTCGGAAGTATGCATGCATGTAAAAGTGACCGTCCAACTGCCTGCCGTGTGTCGGTGAGGAGCTTGGAAGTCGAAACAACAATGATGAAAGCAGACGCGCGCGTACAATTTCACGGCCGACCAATCGTCAAGTGCATGTTGTCCAAAATTCTCAGGCGCACAGCTGACCATTGTGGACGAGGCCACGCGGTTCCGTAGCGGCCTTGTCAGGCCCTCGCGACCAGCTTGATCGATCGATGCAGGCGAAGACGGGGATGAATCAGCAGCGGCAGAGATTGTTAACTACACTAGTGTTTTGCATTATTTTTGCTTCGTTGTTTTGAGTTTGAAATCTGGAACATTCGTCTTGTAAATGTGGAGTCTGCATCGTGTTGAACAGGGAGTCAGATTCATGCTTAATTGGTTCTATCGTGGCATGGCATCTACACAACCCCACTGCAAATACATACGTCAATACTAGTAAAGAGGGCACGAAGCGTGTGTCGTGGATGTAATTATGAGAATACGTAAAGAGGTATAAACGTAGAGGGGTACAGCCTACGTACCGAAGATGCGTAGGATGTACACACAAGGAATTATACCTCAACGATGAAGGTAACACCCTATTTTTTGTTGGTGCTTTTCTCTTGCATATAGGATAATTACAAAATGATGCGAACCCTCAACCCCAGCCATGGCTTACATGTCGAGTATGCCACGAACATGAAGGGGGCCATCTATGTTAGTGGAGTTTAAAATTTGCTGGCTTATGTACGTGCGTACTTCAAAACTACCTGGCGCGAGCGGAGTCAGCGGGCCGACTGTGTACACCTTGGGCTTGCTGTTGCCATCGCCGAGGAGCGCTTTCAtggcctccaccgcctcgccctcCGGGTCGCCGAAGTTGTCAAGTATCACGACCTATGCGCTGGTCACATGCTCCGTCTCCAAATTTGATCATGAATTAAAAAATGATACAAAAAAATGATCATGTGAATAAAATGTTATTCAAGCATTTGCAAAATATGTCGAACAACTATTTAAAAAATGTAAAAtgtatatagaaaaaatgttgatcatgtattaaaaaatgatgaaattttttatcatgtatatacaaatgttaatgaagcatttgaaaatttgttgaacaagtattttaaaaatgtaaaatgtatatagaaaaaaaatttgaccatgtattaaaaatgatgaattttttggATCATAAATATATAAATATTAATCCAGCATTCAAAAAATATTAAACGTGTTTAGACTTTTTTTACCATGTGTTCAAAAAATCTTAAtactgtatttaaaaaatgttaatcaagcatttggaaaaaggttcaccatgcattagaaaatgttaatcttgtatttaaaaatgGACGTGGCTAGCAGGCGCGCGAGCGCCCGTTGGTGGGATCGAGCGCTCTTTCAAATATGGAAAGACCTGCTGGTGTGCCCGATGTAGCCCACCAAAAAAGGAATCTTATCCCAAATGCATTTATTTGAAGGTTCAAAAAGTTTAAAAAGCTATAACTTTTGATTTAAGCATCGAAATCTAATTTCGCTTTCACAGCTGGATTTCTCGCGACgggttcttcaaaactagatctcatatagaTAGGTTTCGTTAAACATTTTTTTGAGGCAACTTTGGGTACGAtagaggcaactttagtgctacaGGAAAGCAACTTCATTTTTTTGCCTAGAAGGACCGTCTATTAGGTTGGTTTTGTGTAAAAATGCTAAAATTATCACAACTGGCCTATCATGGTTGCTCAGTTGCCTACCATGGATATTCAGTTGCCTATCAGTGATGCCCACTTGCCTACAATACTATGAAATTGACCTACCATTGATGTCCAGCTATCTGCTATTGATAATTAGTTACCTATCATTACTGCTTAGTTGTCTAACTTTGTAAATTAGTTGCCTAAAATTATGAGGCTGCTTATCATTGTGTTTTTCCTAAGTTGCCTAAAACACTATGAAGTTACCTATCAGTGATGCTCAGATGACTGGCATTTTAAAATCGTTACGAAACCCGAGTATCACACAACAAAGTTAGCAACTTTTGGGGTGTTTTTATGCAACTCCGGTGCATTCAACAAGCAACTCATGTGTGTTTTCCATCATTATATCTGGAGATTTCAAATTTTCACGGGCAACTCATGCAAAATTATGAACAACTTGTGTAGGCTTGTGGGCAACTGTCTGATCCGCTTCCTATGAAA
Coding sequences within:
- the LOC123074096 gene encoding receptor like protein 22-like; translation: MLLPTNAAAKHNTTVPCHPDQASSLLQLKQSFIDVDAKLASWRAGSDCCHWEGVACDVSSGRVVSLDLCGYNLMSRRFDPAIFNLTSLRNLSLAYNDFGAANLPSYGFEHLTNIIHLNFSLTNFFGQIPIGIARLKNLVTLDFSDNYGLYLQEPKFQTFMANLSYLRELRLDGVDISTSGSTWSIVLADSVPQLQILSLFLCGMSGPIDPSFSRLRSLTIINLRNNKGLTGKVPEFFVDFSSLRILDISGCSFRGQFPTKIILMKSLRVLDLSRSPNISVCLPDFPVVNNLETLNLAGTTLSCDIRPSLTNLKSLKSLGLSNAGVSMELSLIVHNISTLNQLQLYGRDMETSVLSWIGKLTQLTYLKLDGYDFSQSVPSWIGNLASLEGLVIRDCNFPRTIPYQIGNLVNLKKLDLSGCNFSGSIPSTVGNLVRLEFLNIVGSNLSGQIPKFLFALPALQTLDLSSNQLSGTLEQFSAPWSSSLFSISLHQNELTGAIPKSFFRLNHLKYLELDSNRFTGTITLNSFWRLKSLSSLSLSYNMLSIVDEEDDNILTSLPNVNYLELASCNLTKIPRALRYLGGVINLNLSNNQINGVIPSRVWESWKDQLQFLNLSHSMLTSLEGSPSLLHMPYLSILDLSFNRLQGNIPIPVTLYFSSLFATYNEVLLDYSNNNFSSILDNFGKYVQNVNYLKLSKNKLTGHVPSSICSATKLTILDLSYNNLSGSIPSCLVGSGNLKILKLRENQFQGMLPEDIREGCTFQTIDLNGNQIEGKIPRSLLNCQDLELLDVGNNQIVGSFPSWLGALPQLRVLVLRSNQLNGTIWDIKGDSTINKYFSSLQILDLASNSFSGNLPKGWFNELNAMMENVNDEGQVIGHQTNLPDGFYQDTVTVTFKDLKLNFSKILTTFKVIDFSHNLFDGPIPESIGRLVWLHGLNMSYNNFTGQIPSQFSNLSQLESLDLSRNHITGEIPHELTSLTSLGCLDLSYNNLSGRIPQGNQFSTFSDNSFEGNEDLCGVPLSKECENQNSVSPSEVAPPEYESLWRDKLGVILLFAFVGLGFGVGFALAFLLQLYCSMEGWVSKQS